A stretch of the Clostridium fungisolvens genome encodes the following:
- a CDS encoding penicillin-binding transpeptidase domain-containing protein produces the protein MKEKKAKIKFLNRFNAIIVIMLIIFICIISRLIYLQVFKYDDYTDKANTQARRFLPEKAPRGKIYDSSGNILADNKTVYNLTFTTTDDSSKYFYDTMKKVFKLLDDRKDEQQDNFNLKIDNNGKPYFDFSGNSDDTKKAQEIRFKRDRGLNDVAKRNIPELKNKQELTDGDEDKINQELLKINAEDTFNYLLKFYTMYDILNPTAKEKQNYKQYYTNKEIADVLLKKYSIKDLRRFMIVKDAIKMQSYSGFKPVTIAYNIQKDSSYIFYQKLSDLPGIDISVEPMRTYPYATNYNLASGVIGYVSSIDSSKKDRYEEKGYDLSTDLIGKAGIESAFESVLKGNTGGTTVKVNSQGRKTEELFKNESSPGENVHLTINKNIQYSVEQTLKDRLNYVATQYVDLQDNKKSNFNATRGAAIVLEAKTGRVLALASYPGYDANIISDPNELTPEISKQYFSPDYDKLGQEFINKHHLNKTVDDLFPKDKSGVRQDKYDLLPKPFYNYATMGLIPPGSTFKPLTSLAGLQEGVIDSGTRVNDANGPYTNKLLGTQQFHDDGVHGTSVDIKKALAVSCNFFYYETGMRLYEKNGGNITALDSLAKYAWQLGMGNDPNSKTKGSTGIEIGESFGQTYNYQYNKDQTLMYGRFDLVNALEAGNYEGRSFVQLDIGNKDDDSDELKATKQKFKDYIFDYLKNNNSSSLTGVNQFIKGLDPLLDQLQKDSKVFSDRVKKYNESGKKYSNANVRAAIEQFIYNENALINTPAQLVLASIGQGVNNFSIVQVANYIATIVNGGTRYKVHLVDKITDSTGAVVQEFKPEVLNKIDISPTNLSLIKQGMEMANTDDLGTASSVFKNFPIPTGGKTGTATYNEQIQDQIGRSAYGVYISCAPINDPEIVVAVVMYDGAHGFLGADVAKAAYETYFKDRLQKDYPNYQPTFSYTFNSPVPDKKEDTVNK, from the coding sequence ATGAAAGAGAAGAAAGCAAAGATTAAATTTCTTAATAGATTTAATGCAATTATAGTGATTATGCTCATCATATTCATATGTATAATATCGAGATTAATATATCTTCAAGTATTTAAATATGATGATTACACAGATAAAGCTAATACCCAAGCTAGAAGATTTCTTCCCGAAAAGGCTCCTAGAGGAAAGATATATGACTCAAGCGGTAATATATTAGCCGATAATAAAACAGTTTATAACCTTACTTTCACCACAACTGATGATTCCTCTAAGTATTTTTACGACACCATGAAAAAAGTATTTAAATTGTTAGATGACAGAAAAGACGAACAACAGGATAACTTCAATCTGAAAATAGATAATAACGGTAAGCCATATTTTGATTTTAGTGGTAATTCAGACGATACTAAAAAAGCTCAAGAGATACGCTTTAAAAGAGACCGTGGACTTAACGATGTAGCAAAAAGAAACATTCCAGAATTAAAAAACAAGCAAGAACTTACAGATGGCGATGAAGATAAAATAAATCAGGAACTTCTTAAAATCAATGCAGAAGATACTTTCAATTATCTTCTAAAATTCTATACTATGTATGATATATTAAACCCAACTGCTAAAGAAAAGCAAAACTATAAACAGTACTATACAAATAAAGAAATAGCAGATGTATTATTGAAAAAGTATTCTATAAAAGATTTAAGAAGATTCATGATTGTTAAAGATGCTATAAAGATGCAGAGCTACTCTGGTTTTAAGCCAGTTACTATAGCATACAATATACAAAAGGATAGTTCCTACATATTCTACCAAAAACTTAGCGATTTACCTGGAATAGATATATCTGTAGAACCAATGAGAACCTATCCTTATGCAACTAACTACAATCTAGCCTCTGGAGTAATAGGATACGTATCCTCAATAGATAGCAGTAAGAAGGATAGATATGAAGAAAAAGGATATGATCTATCCACTGACTTGATTGGTAAGGCAGGGATTGAATCTGCATTCGAGTCTGTTCTAAAAGGAAATACTGGAGGGACTACGGTGAAAGTAAATTCTCAGGGTAGAAAAACTGAAGAGCTTTTTAAAAATGAATCTAGCCCTGGAGAAAATGTACATTTAACCATAAACAAAAACATTCAGTATTCCGTAGAGCAAACTCTTAAGGACAGATTAAACTATGTAGCTACTCAATATGTTGATTTGCAGGATAATAAAAAGAGTAACTTCAATGCTACAAGAGGAGCTGCCATAGTTCTTGAGGCTAAAACTGGAAGAGTATTAGCTTTAGCAAGTTATCCAGGGTACGATGCAAATATAATTTCTGACCCTAATGAGCTCACTCCTGAAATATCTAAACAGTATTTCTCTCCCGACTATGATAAACTTGGTCAGGAATTTATAAATAAACATCATTTAAATAAGACTGTAGATGATTTATTTCCAAAGGATAAAAGTGGTGTTAGACAAGATAAGTATGATCTTTTACCGAAACCATTTTATAATTATGCTACCATGGGACTTATCCCTCCTGGCTCTACGTTCAAACCTCTCACCTCATTAGCAGGACTTCAAGAAGGGGTTATAGACTCTGGAACAAGAGTTAATGACGCTAATGGTCCTTATACAAATAAACTATTAGGAACTCAGCAATTTCATGATGACGGAGTTCATGGAACTTCTGTAGATATAAAAAAAGCTCTAGCTGTATCCTGTAACTTCTTCTATTATGAAACAGGAATGAGGTTATATGAAAAGAACGGTGGAAATATAACAGCTTTGGACAGCTTAGCAAAATATGCTTGGCAGCTTGGTATGGGAAATGATCCAAACAGTAAAACAAAAGGAAGTACCGGAATAGAAATCGGAGAAAGCTTTGGTCAAACTTATAATTATCAGTATAACAAGGATCAAACCTTGATGTATGGAAGATTTGATCTTGTAAATGCTCTCGAAGCAGGAAACTATGAGGGTAGGAGTTTTGTACAATTAGATATCGGAAATAAAGATGATGATAGTGATGAGTTAAAAGCAACAAAACAAAAGTTTAAGGATTATATTTTTGATTATCTTAAAAATAATAACAGTTCTAGTCTTACTGGAGTAAATCAATTTATAAAAGGATTAGATCCTCTATTAGACCAGCTTCAGAAGGATTCTAAAGTATTTAGTGATAGAGTAAAAAAATATAATGAGTCTGGAAAAAAATATTCTAATGCAAATGTAAGAGCTGCTATAGAGCAATTTATCTATAATGAAAATGCTCTAATTAATACACCTGCCCAGCTAGTTTTAGCTTCCATAGGACAGGGCGTTAATAACTTCTCTATTGTTCAAGTAGCAAATTATATAGCTACAATAGTCAATGGTGGAACAAGATATAAGGTTCACTTAGTAGATAAGATTACAGACTCAACAGGAGCAGTAGTTCAAGAATTTAAACCTGAGGTGCTGAATAAAATAGATATAAGTCCTACCAACCTAAGCTTGATAAAGCAAGGTATGGAAATGGCAAATACAGATGATTTAGGTACTGCAAGCTCAGTATTTAAAAATTTCCCAATCCCTACTGGAGGTAAAACAGGTACAGCTACCTACAATGAACAAATTCAAGATCAAATAGGGAGAAGTGCTTATGGAGTATATATATCTTGCGCACCTATAAATGATCCAGAGATTGTTGTTGCAGTTGTTATGTACGATGGAGCACATGGTTTCCTAGGTGCCGACGTAGCAAAAGCTGCTTATGAAACATATTTTAAAGATAGACTTCAAAAAGATTATCCAAACTATCAACCAACATTCTCTTATACCTTTAACTCTCCAGTACCTGATAAAAAAGAAGATACTGTAAACAAGTAA
- a CDS encoding DUF1189 domain-containing protein: MNIFKGFIKSFYDFKSYAIFRKQSAGKSFLYSVILALVFSIVAFAYPAYKVNNTMKDLSIEYNEKVPDFQIKNGQLEIPNNKNAEIVRDSGTFVLDNTSDINLLADKYKSGIIFGRDTVIVKSEGTVALDQKYSTLNMDFNKNDIGGILDSHGAISSAMFAILAFGFIIGLYFRAFIIALIGTIFKGETTFGQRFKLSLYATTPSVVLSAIFSLVGINFTGSTILLFAIGVVYLFLGIKGISKSELQELVDEL, translated from the coding sequence ATGAATATTTTTAAGGGGTTTATTAAAAGTTTTTATGATTTTAAGAGTTATGCTATTTTCAGAAAACAATCTGCAGGGAAATCATTTCTTTATAGTGTAATTCTAGCTTTAGTGTTTTCTATAGTGGCATTTGCATATCCTGCTTACAAAGTAAATAATACTATGAAAGATCTTTCCATTGAATATAATGAAAAAGTTCCAGACTTCCAAATAAAAAATGGACAGCTAGAGATTCCTAACAATAAAAATGCTGAAATAGTTAGAGACAGTGGAACCTTTGTTTTAGACAATACTTCAGATATAAATCTTTTGGCAGACAAATATAAGTCAGGTATAATATTTGGCAGAGATACTGTAATAGTAAAATCAGAAGGAACAGTTGCATTAGATCAAAAGTATTCTACCTTAAACATGGACTTCAATAAAAATGATATTGGTGGGATTTTAGATTCTCATGGTGCCATATCAAGTGCTATGTTTGCAATATTAGCCTTTGGATTCATAATAGGTTTGTATTTTAGAGCATTCATAATTGCATTAATAGGAACAATATTTAAAGGTGAAACAACTTTTGGACAAAGATTTAAGTTAAGCTTATATGCCACAACTCCTTCTGTAGTTTTAAGTGCGATATTTTCTTTAGTTGGAATAAACTTTACAGGATCAACTATACTTTTATTTGCAATAGGTGTTGTGTACTTATTTTTGGGTATTAAAGGCATAAGTAAAAGCGAACTACAAGAATTAGTAGATGAATTATAA
- the metG gene encoding methionine--tRNA ligase, whose product MCKKPYYITTPIYYPSANLHIGNTYTTVAADALARFKRLTGYDVMFLTGTDEHGQKIQRIAEEKGVTPKEYVDEIVAGIKSLWEMMDISYDKFIRTTDDYHIKAVQDIFKKLYDQGDIYKDSYEGWYCTPCESFWTETQLVDGKCPDCGRPVEKAKEEAYFFKMSKYADRLIKHIEDHPEFIQPESRKNEMLNNFLRPGLQDLCVSRTSFNWGIPVTFDNEHVIYVWIDALSNYITALGYGNEDTSLYERFWPADVHLIGKDILRFHTIYWPIMLMALEVPLPKQVFGHGWLLVDGGKMSKSKGNVVDPVALVNSFGVDPVRYYLLKEIPFGSDGLFNNEIFIKKINSDLANDLGNLLSRTITMIEKYFDSVIPAPTAKEDIDNELITLALATPVKVQAAIDDLKIPEALEAIWDLIGRANKYIDETTPWILAKDESKKERLGTVLYNLVESLRFASVMISAFLPTTSGKINEQINSEVTTWDSLSAFDGTSAGTKVNKGAVIFPRIDVDAKLAELEALRQEQLKATEKKEMKPIKEEITIEDFEKIDLRVAKVIGCEPVKGAKKLLKLKVDLGGEERQVVSGIAQYYKPEELVGKSIVLVANLKPVKLRGELSQGMILAAATDDDGKLFVVDPGNLETGSVVR is encoded by the coding sequence ATGTGCAAAAAACCATATTACATTACTACACCAATTTATTATCCATCTGCAAATTTACACATAGGAAACACTTATACTACAGTAGCAGCAGATGCTCTTGCTAGATTTAAGAGACTTACTGGATATGATGTGATGTTCCTTACAGGTACAGATGAGCATGGACAGAAGATTCAAAGAATAGCAGAAGAAAAAGGGGTTACACCTAAAGAATATGTAGATGAAATTGTAGCTGGAATAAAGAGTCTTTGGGAAATGATGGACATAAGTTATGACAAGTTCATCAGAACTACCGATGACTATCATATAAAAGCTGTTCAAGATATATTTAAGAAATTATATGATCAAGGAGATATCTATAAAGACTCTTATGAAGGATGGTACTGTACTCCTTGTGAATCTTTCTGGACAGAAACTCAGCTTGTTGATGGAAAGTGCCCAGATTGTGGCAGACCTGTAGAAAAAGCTAAAGAAGAAGCATATTTCTTTAAGATGAGTAAGTATGCAGATAGACTTATAAAGCATATTGAGGACCATCCAGAATTCATTCAACCTGAGTCAAGAAAGAATGAAATGTTAAATAACTTTTTAAGACCAGGGTTACAAGATCTTTGTGTTTCTAGAACAAGTTTTAACTGGGGAATACCAGTAACTTTTGATAACGAACACGTAATATATGTATGGATAGATGCTCTTTCAAACTATATAACAGCGCTAGGCTATGGCAATGAGGATACTTCTTTATATGAAAGATTTTGGCCTGCAGATGTACATTTAATTGGAAAAGATATTTTAAGATTCCACACAATTTACTGGCCAATTATGCTTATGGCTCTTGAAGTACCACTACCTAAACAAGTATTTGGTCATGGCTGGCTTCTTGTTGATGGTGGAAAAATGTCAAAATCAAAAGGAAATGTAGTTGACCCTGTAGCTCTTGTAAACAGCTTCGGAGTGGATCCAGTAAGATATTATCTTCTTAAAGAGATACCATTTGGTTCTGATGGATTATTTAATAATGAAATATTTATAAAAAAGATAAATTCGGATCTTGCAAATGATTTAGGAAATCTCCTATCAAGAACTATTACTATGATAGAGAAGTATTTTGATAGTGTAATACCTGCTCCAACTGCAAAAGAAGATATTGATAATGAATTGATAACTTTAGCTTTAGCTACTCCGGTTAAAGTTCAAGCTGCAATTGATGATCTTAAGATTCCTGAAGCTTTGGAAGCAATATGGGATTTAATAGGAAGAGCTAACAAATATATAGATGAAACAACTCCTTGGATACTTGCAAAAGATGAAAGTAAGAAAGAAAGACTAGGAACAGTTTTATATAACCTTGTAGAAAGCTTAAGATTTGCTTCTGTTATGATATCAGCATTCTTACCAACAACTAGCGGTAAGATTAATGAACAAATAAATTCAGAAGTAACTACATGGGATAGTTTATCTGCTTTTGATGGAACTAGTGCAGGAACTAAAGTTAATAAAGGAGCAGTTATATTCCCAAGAATAGATGTAGATGCTAAACTAGCTGAATTAGAAGCATTAAGACAAGAGCAGTTAAAGGCTACAGAGAAAAAAGAAATGAAGCCAATAAAAGAAGAAATAACTATTGAAGATTTTGAAAAAATAGATTTAAGAGTTGCAAAAGTAATAGGCTGTGAACCTGTAAAGGGTGCAAAAAAACTATTGAAACTAAAAGTTGATTTAGGTGGGGAAGAAAGACAAGTGGTATCAGGTATAGCTCAGTACTATAAGCCAGAAGAACTTGTAGGGAAAAGCATAGTGCTTGTAGCAAACTTAAAACCTGTAAAACTAAGAGGAGAACTTTCACAAGGTATGATTCTTGCAGCTGCTACCGATGATGATGGTAAGCTTTTTGTGGTTGATCCAGGCAATCTTGAAACAGGAAGTGTTGTTAGATAA
- a CDS encoding DEAD/DEAH box helicase, translating into MEERSILSYGDKKQYLKGIQHYEAGLVEEFAINIKSSEGNRVNSYFIETFVKSKTNKDRYNIRISLNDNVGFTSFNCDCNFFHNDYRRKGICEHIAAVMVKYFREKQKDIAYEKSNIQVQRIISEMNLVSSMSREKEMLNLQVKLEFNKSNLVESSMEIKIGKEKYFLVRDVKDFLDAYDNRKKISVAKNFEFCGDIHLFSDKHKAIIDVIKEIDENDRLTRSLYNYSTPNMRLIEGRRVYLSLTQLKRVLKILSEECIDCTINGREYSDVSIIKEDNPMNFVLNSHKDTIRLAYGESIPLALTSKGDILFLNNNIYLPDEQSIKVLKPIIDILKKEDYITFGKGDKNNLMSTVLPMLNKHSSTVNIDEISKEELRVLPLKAKFYIDRDNEDIFLDVHFCYGEHEFDSFEQTDDYKEVIRDRIKEQQILQKVYSYGFLSEERLILKDEEKIVEFLRWGVVTLGDIGEVYYSESFKSLKVYTPDSYKGAIRISDKGLLEIYFSIEGIDNRELWHIFASIKQKKKYYKLKNGNFITLQEKELKALEEIINYAEVKKDELTSGSFRVPTYKGYYIGDIIEKNNLGFIENTIDFDRLYSKTKNMDTSDFNMPDKFNIVMRDYQKDGFKWFNMLHSFKFGGILADEMGLGKTLQTIAFLSSLQMNEPSLIVVPSSLVYNWKDEFEKFAPDMKVAVVQGDKRFRENILNEYKQYEVIVTSYALLRRDIELYEGKEFSVCIIDEAQNIKNYNSQNAKSVKKIIAATRFALTGTPIENNLGDLWSIFDFVMPAYLMNKMNFSTRYEAPIMKDRDTGALEELNRKIKPFILRRSKNMVLEQLPPKIEYSISVDMIDKQKKIYAAYSKAALREFEKQGIDVPKIKVLGALTRLRQICSDPSVLVEGYKGQNGKLEALMNIIENAKGNGKKVLVFSSFTTVLKNIALHLKDNYIDYLYLDGDTEIKERTELVKEFNYGDSVVFLISLKAGGTGLNITGAEVVVHYDPWWNPAIEEQATDRAHRIGQLNTVEVIKLITRGTIEERVYDLQRRKKKVIEKIIGEDINEYNALKEMSLENLKDLFK; encoded by the coding sequence ATGGAAGAAAGATCTATATTAAGTTATGGTGACAAAAAACAATATTTGAAAGGAATACAACATTATGAAGCTGGGCTAGTTGAGGAATTTGCTATTAACATAAAATCTTCAGAAGGTAATAGAGTTAATTCATATTTTATAGAAACCTTTGTTAAGTCAAAAACTAATAAAGATAGATATAATATACGTATTTCTCTAAATGACAATGTTGGTTTCACAAGCTTCAATTGCGATTGTAATTTCTTTCATAATGATTATAGAAGAAAAGGTATATGTGAGCATATTGCTGCTGTAATGGTAAAGTACTTCAGAGAAAAGCAAAAAGACATAGCCTATGAGAAAAGTAATATTCAAGTTCAAAGAATTATTAGTGAGATGAATTTAGTATCTAGTATGAGTAGAGAAAAAGAAATGCTTAACTTACAGGTTAAGCTTGAGTTCAATAAAAGCAATTTAGTTGAAAGTTCAATGGAAATTAAAATCGGTAAGGAAAAGTACTTTTTAGTAAGAGATGTAAAGGACTTTTTAGATGCTTATGACAATAGGAAAAAGATAAGTGTTGCTAAGAATTTTGAGTTTTGTGGAGATATTCATCTATTCTCTGACAAACACAAAGCTATTATAGATGTTATTAAAGAAATCGATGAGAATGATAGGCTCACTAGAAGTTTATATAATTACTCTACACCAAATATGAGACTGATAGAAGGAAGAAGAGTATATTTGTCTTTAACTCAACTAAAAAGAGTGCTTAAGATATTAAGTGAGGAGTGTATTGATTGCACAATTAATGGACGGGAGTACAGTGATGTAAGTATTATTAAAGAAGATAATCCTATGAATTTTGTATTAAATTCTCATAAAGATACAATAAGACTAGCTTATGGTGAGAGTATACCACTAGCGTTAACCTCTAAAGGAGATATTTTATTTTTAAATAATAATATATATCTCCCTGATGAGCAAAGTATAAAGGTTCTTAAACCTATAATTGATATTTTAAAGAAAGAAGACTATATAACCTTTGGTAAGGGAGATAAGAATAATCTTATGTCTACAGTATTGCCAATGCTAAACAAACATAGTAGTACTGTAAATATAGATGAGATTTCTAAGGAAGAGTTAAGGGTATTGCCTTTGAAAGCTAAGTTTTATATAGACAGGGATAATGAAGATATATTCTTAGATGTGCACTTTTGCTATGGTGAACACGAGTTTGATTCTTTTGAACAAACAGATGATTATAAAGAGGTTATTAGAGATCGAATAAAAGAACAACAAATTCTTCAGAAGGTATATAGTTATGGTTTTCTTTCAGAAGAAAGATTGATTCTAAAAGACGAAGAAAAAATAGTTGAGTTTTTAAGATGGGGAGTAGTAACCTTGGGGGATATTGGAGAGGTGTACTATTCGGAGAGTTTTAAGAGTTTAAAGGTATATACTCCTGATAGCTATAAGGGGGCTATTAGAATAAGTGATAAAGGGCTTTTAGAAATATACTTCTCGATAGAAGGTATTGATAATAGAGAATTGTGGCATATATTTGCTTCTATAAAACAGAAAAAGAAATATTATAAACTTAAAAATGGAAACTTCATAACTCTTCAGGAAAAGGAATTAAAGGCTTTAGAAGAAATAATTAATTATGCAGAAGTGAAAAAAGATGAGCTTACTAGTGGTAGTTTCAGAGTTCCAACCTATAAGGGATATTATATAGGAGATATTATTGAAAAAAATAATTTAGGATTTATAGAAAATACTATAGATTTTGATAGACTATACTCAAAAACTAAGAATATGGATACCTCTGATTTCAATATGCCAGATAAATTTAATATTGTAATGAGAGATTATCAAAAGGATGGATTTAAGTGGTTCAATATGCTTCATTCCTTTAAATTTGGAGGAATTCTTGCTGATGAAATGGGGCTTGGAAAAACTCTTCAAACTATAGCTTTTTTGTCCTCTCTACAGATGAATGAACCTTCTTTAATAGTTGTACCTAGCTCATTAGTATATAATTGGAAGGATGAATTTGAAAAGTTTGCACCAGATATGAAGGTTGCGGTAGTTCAAGGTGACAAAAGATTTAGAGAAAATATCCTCAATGAATATAAGCAATATGAGGTTATTGTGACTTCTTATGCTCTTTTAAGACGTGATATCGAGCTTTATGAGGGTAAAGAATTTTCTGTGTGTATAATTGATGAAGCGCAGAATATAAAAAATTATAATTCTCAAAACGCAAAGAGTGTAAAGAAAATCATAGCAGCCACAAGATTTGCCCTCACAGGAACTCCAATAGAAAATAATCTAGGCGATTTATGGTCTATATTTGATTTTGTAATGCCAGCATATCTAATGAACAAGATGAATTTCTCTACTAGATATGAGGCTCCTATAATGAAGGATAGAGATACGGGGGCTTTAGAAGAGCTGAACAGAAAGATAAAACCATTTATACTAAGAAGATCAAAGAATATGGTTTTAGAGCAACTGCCACCTAAAATTGAGTATTCAATTTCTGTAGATATGATAGATAAGCAAAAGAAGATATATGCAGCTTACTCAAAGGCAGCACTAAGAGAATTTGAAAAACAAGGTATAGACGTACCAAAGATCAAGGTACTTGGAGCATTAACAAGGCTTAGGCAAATCTGTAGCGATCCTTCAGTGCTAGTTGAAGGATATAAAGGACAAAATGGGAAGCTAGAAGCATTAATGAATATAATTGAAAATGCAAAAGGAAATGGTAAAAAGGTTTTGGTGTTTTCCTCATTTACAACAGTATTAAAAAATATAGCACTTCATTTAAAGGATAATTACATAGATTACCTATATCTAGATGGTGATACAGAGATAAAAGAGAGAACTGAATTGGTTAAAGAATTTAACTATGGAGATTCTGTAGTATTTCTTATATCCCTTAAAGCAGGAGGTACAGGGCTTAATATAACTGGTGCTGAAGTTGTGGTACATTATGATCCTTGGTGGAATCCTGCAATAGAAGAGCAGGCCACAGATAGGGCTCATAGAATTGGTCAATTGAATACTGTTGAAGTAATTAAACTTATAACTAGGGGGACAATAGAAGAAAGAGTTTATGACTTGCAAAGACGAAAAAAGAAAGTTATAGAAAAGATTATTGGAGAAGATATTAATGAGTATAATGCACTTAAGGAGATGTCGTTAGAAAATCTAAAGGATCTATTTAAGTAA
- the metG gene encoding methionine--tRNA ligase: MKVVIGNSWPYANGSLHLGRLASVIPGDALARYHRAKGDEVIFVSGSDCHGTPIAIKAKEEKKAPREIADYYHREFEHCFSSLGISYDLYAKTDSVNHHKVVKEYIKKLYEDGYIYEKLVAQTYCESCNQFLPDRYIEGICPHCGGVARGDQCEQCSEILDPEDLIDKKCKICGSEPIVKESRHLFFKLSKFDDNLKQLLSSEHGWRDNAVKLTERYIKEGLRDRAVTRDLEWGIDVPLEGFEDKKIYVWIEAVLGYLSASLKCCNGNKDLLDEYWNSKDSRVYLIHGKDNIPFHTVIFPSILFALGFNDVNLRIVSSEYLNLEGKKFSTSRNWAVWVPYIIEHYNPDSIRYFLMVNGPEKRDSDFSWREFINSHNSELLGGFGNFVNRTLTFIHKNYKGSIANCGLNPRIKREIEETYKKAGLSIENGEFKDAINTIFSLVKRGNKLFDEETPWITIKEDEEKCRQTLYNCVQIIVNLANLLNPIIPFSCEKLRGFFGIGEASWSFQELKDIKLNDLDLLFERIDKKTIDYEVMRLKSGRL; this comes from the coding sequence ATGAAAGTAGTTATCGGAAATTCTTGGCCTTATGCCAATGGATCATTACATTTAGGAAGACTAGCATCTGTAATTCCTGGAGATGCACTTGCAAGATATCATAGAGCAAAAGGGGACGAGGTTATATTTGTTTCTGGCAGTGACTGTCATGGAACACCTATAGCAATAAAAGCAAAAGAAGAAAAGAAAGCTCCTAGAGAGATTGCAGACTACTATCACAGAGAATTTGAACATTGCTTCAGCTCTTTAGGGATATCATATGATTTGTATGCCAAAACTGATAGTGTAAACCATCATAAGGTAGTAAAGGAATATATAAAGAAGTTATATGAAGATGGATATATATATGAAAAATTGGTGGCTCAAACTTACTGTGAAAGTTGTAATCAGTTTCTTCCAGATAGATATATTGAAGGAATATGTCCACATTGTGGAGGGGTAGCTAGAGGGGACCAGTGTGAACAATGTTCTGAAATATTAGATCCTGAGGACCTAATAGATAAAAAGTGTAAGATCTGTGGTTCGGAACCTATTGTTAAAGAAAGTAGGCATCTTTTCTTTAAGCTTTCAAAGTTTGATGATAATTTAAAACAATTATTAAGCTCAGAGCATGGATGGAGAGATAATGCTGTAAAGCTAACAGAAAGATATATAAAGGAAGGACTCAGGGATAGAGCAGTTACAAGAGATCTAGAATGGGGAATTGATGTGCCTTTAGAAGGTTTTGAAGATAAGAAGATATATGTTTGGATAGAGGCAGTGCTAGGGTATCTTTCCGCATCACTTAAATGCTGTAATGGAAACAAAGACTTACTTGATGAATACTGGAATAGTAAAGATAGTAGGGTTTATTTAATTCATGGAAAGGACAACATTCCATTTCATACTGTTATTTTCCCTTCAATACTTTTTGCTCTTGGTTTTAATGATGTGAATCTTAGAATTGTTTCTAGTGAATATTTGAATCTAGAAGGGAAAAAATTTTCAACCAGCAGAAACTGGGCAGTTTGGGTTCCTTATATAATAGAGCACTACAATCCAGATTCTATAAGGTACTTTTTGATGGTAAATGGGCCTGAAAAGAGGGATTCTGATTTTTCCTGGAGAGAATTTATTAATTCGCATAATAGTGAACTTCTAGGTGGATTCGGTAATTTTGTCAACAGAACATTAACTTTTATCCACAAAAATTATAAAGGAAGTATAGCTAATTGTGGATTAAATCCTAGAATAAAGAGAGAGATAGAAGAAACGTATAAAAAAGCTGGACTAAGCATTGAAAATGGTGAATTTAAAGACGCAATAAATACAATATTTTCTCTAGTGAAAAGGGGGAATAAGCTCTTTGATGAAGAAACTCCTTGGATAACAATTAAAGAAGACGAGGAGAAGTGCAGACAAACTTTATATAATTGTGTGCAGATTATAGTTAACCTAGCTAATTTATTAAACCCAATAATACCTTTTTCTTGTGAAAAGCTTAGAGGTTTTTTTGGTATAGGAGAAGCTAGTTGGAGCTTTCAGGAGTTAAAAGACATTAAATTAAATGATTTAGACTTATTATTCGAAAGAATTGATAAAAAGACAATTGATTATGAAGTAATGAGATTAAAGTCTGGAAGGTTATAA